The following are from one region of the Abditibacteriota bacterium genome:
- the murA gene encoding UDP-N-acetylglucosamine 1-carboxyvinyltransferase yields MPNKIIKVTGGQRLTGSVRISGSKNSCLAIMAGSLLAKGPVTLTNVPDISDVHTMTEVIRSLGVYCQYDKGTLHIDATHIPNTHTDYKFVSKMRASFNVLGPVLARCGEATISRPGGCNLGERPIDYHIAGLKKLSANVTDKQSSIEVNHTGLKGASIFLDKDSVGATEQIMTAACLAEGRTVIINSSIDPDVMELASFLKALGANIRVSRKVIEIEGVRELRGTEYPIAFDRIEAGTFAVFGAITRGDILIRDVIPSHMMSFLLKMKDAGVGIELTGDMQKSDLRIFMDHRPSPTDIFTSPFPGFPTDLMPAFLTLMSVAEGTSVITDTIFVDRFKFIDELKRLGVNVKRNSEQVCMVTGVDRLAGTDIKSPDLRGGTALIAAALASEGESRIHRTEHIYRGYENLTGKLTGLSARAEIIEED; encoded by the coding sequence ATGCCGAACAAGATCATAAAAGTGACTGGCGGACAGAGGCTCACAGGCTCTGTCCGCATCAGCGGCAGCAAGAACTCTTGTCTGGCCATCATGGCAGGCTCCCTGCTGGCAAAGGGGCCCGTCACACTGACCAACGTGCCGGACATCAGCGACGTCCACACCATGACCGAGGTCATCAGGTCCCTGGGAGTCTATTGCCAATACGACAAGGGCACTCTCCATATAGACGCCACCCACATACCCAACACCCACACGGACTACAAGTTCGTCAGCAAGATGCGGGCGTCCTTCAACGTGCTGGGGCCTGTGCTGGCCAGATGCGGAGAGGCCACCATCAGCCGTCCCGGAGGCTGCAATCTGGGCGAAAGGCCCATAGACTATCACATAGCGGGCCTCAAGAAGCTCTCGGCCAACGTCACGGACAAGCAGTCCTCCATCGAGGTCAATCACACGGGTCTCAAGGGCGCCAGTATATTCCTGGACAAGGACAGCGTCGGCGCCACGGAGCAGATCATGACGGCAGCCTGCCTGGCGGAAGGCAGGACCGTGATCATCAACTCCTCCATAGACCCGGACGTGATGGAGCTGGCCTCCTTCCTCAAGGCTCTGGGAGCCAATATCCGGGTCTCCAGGAAGGTCATTGAGATAGAGGGCGTCAGAGAGCTCCGGGGCACCGAGTATCCCATAGCCTTCGACCGCATAGAGGCGGGCACCTTTGCCGTATTCGGAGCCATCACCCGGGGCGACATACTCATCAGAGACGTGATACCCTCCCATATGATGAGCTTTCTCCTGAAGATGAAGGACGCGGGCGTGGGTATCGAGCTCACCGGGGACATGCAAAAGTCGGACCTGCGCATATTCATGGACCATCGTCCGTCTCCCACGGATATATTCACCAGCCCCTTCCCCGGCTTTCCCACCGACCTGATGCCGGCCTTCCTGACTCTCATGTCAGTGGCGGAAGGCACCAGCGTCATCACCGACACCATCTTCGTGGACAGATTCAAGTTCATAGACGAGCTGAAGCGTCTGGGCGTCAACGTCAAGCGCAATTCGGAGCAGGTGTGCATGGTCACGGGCGTTGACAGGCTGGCGGGCACAGACATCAAGTCCCCGGACCTGCGGGGCGGCACGGCCCTCATAGCGGCGGCTCTGGCCTCCGAAGGCGAGTCCAGGATACACAGGACGGAGCACATCTACCGGGGCTATGAGAACCTGACCGGCAAGCTGACCGGGCTCTCCGCCAGGGCGGAGATCATAGAGGAGGATTAA
- a CDS encoding rod shape-determining protein encodes MGLTPEIGIDLGTANILVYQKNKGIVLNEPSVVAKNTSTGRIIAIGLEAQGMIGRTPQNVITTRPLKDGVISDYTTTRQMLEYIIREICRIRVFKPIVVAAVPSRITQVEKRAVRLAALESGAREAIVVEEPWAAALGSGLNIDKPGGAMIIDIGGGTTDIAVLSMNGIVLSDSDRMGGVKFDEFIKKYVKNRYSLLIGDPMAEEIKIQIGSAVPLDKELTMTVSGRDLIDGNPKSQTVTSAEIREVLLPHLERICAKIKSILEQTPPDLCSDILKTGIVITGGTTLIRGFDTLVTQKTGVKVIRSPEPLKAVALGCGKALDMLDMIRTKFISAGNE; translated from the coding sequence GTGGGTCTTACTCCGGAAATAGGCATCGACCTGGGGACTGCCAACATACTGGTATATCAGAAGAACAAGGGCATCGTGCTGAACGAGCCCTCCGTGGTGGCCAAAAACACCTCCACGGGCAGGATCATAGCCATAGGCCTCGAGGCCCAGGGCATGATCGGCCGCACCCCCCAGAACGTCATCACCACCCGCCCCCTGAAGGACGGGGTCATATCCGACTACACCACCACCCGGCAGATGCTGGAATACATCATCAGAGAGATCTGCAGGATACGGGTGTTCAAGCCCATAGTGGTGGCCGCTGTTCCCAGCCGCATCACTCAGGTGGAAAAAAGAGCCGTGAGGCTGGCCGCCCTTGAAAGCGGCGCCCGGGAAGCCATAGTGGTGGAGGAGCCCTGGGCGGCGGCTCTGGGCTCGGGCCTCAACATAGACAAGCCCGGCGGCGCCATGATCATAGACATAGGAGGCGGCACCACGGATATAGCGGTGCTGTCCATGAACGGCATAGTGCTGTCGGACTCCGACCGCATGGGCGGCGTCAAATTTGACGAATTCATCAAGAAATACGTCAAGAACCGCTACAGCCTGCTCATAGGCGACCCCATGGCCGAGGAGATCAAGATACAGATAGGCAGCGCCGTGCCTCTGGACAAGGAGCTGACCATGACCGTCAGCGGCAGAGACCTCATAGACGGCAACCCCAAGTCTCAGACCGTCACCTCCGCCGAGATCAGGGAAGTGCTGCTGCCCCATCTGGAGCGCATATGCGCCAAGATCAAGAGCATACTGGAGCAGACGCCTCCTGACCTGTGCTCCGACATCCTCAAGACCGGCATAGTGATCACGGGAGGCACCACCCTCATCAGAGGCTTTGACACTCTGGTCACCCAAAAGACCGGAGTCAAGGTCATCCGGTCTCCAGAGCCCCTGAAGGCCGTGGCTCTGGGCTGCGGCAAGGCGCTGGACATGCTGGATATGATCCGCACCAAATTCATCTCGGCCGGCAACGAATAA
- a CDS encoding alpha-galactosidase, with amino-acid sequence MSFLLHDLPVTIIAALWLAALACVVSARSFTETYGDFDARRAWEDKVFAAPAPPVSFLVDGKPSEELRWICGREKTRTLTDYAASGSPATRLVTEIGYTSPECGLLVSVRLTGYPGYPLTEYEAEIINISGRTSPRISAVKAFAGNIASFGKGTVHYNRGSAAFPPLPQEYQPLKAELDSDHPFCIEVDRGLPTAGYLPFVNLNGGKKGVIAALDWQGSWMILLRARKGIELLMGQRMTDLALLPGERLKVPGAVLLFYKGGDRQAGQNLWRRWIIEHNFLRNTGRRDFRENVFVCSDLTGYDKDMECIDNPLMDEIGRLYNATYEFDYAGAYGWFGMGNMTPGATGNWSIDEKYADGKLRALADRLREKNIGFCLWLEPERCYKGTEAAEALGEDNVIYTVATGELADPALGLVDYGKPAVQKYILRLLDSLVKEQAMTVYRQDYNIWNEPFWSARDKTEAERLGIPRTGMTENRAAAGYIATWTALEERNPGLVFDSCAGGGRRNDLSTLRFSFMHTKSDYWGPAISQQCQVFGALSWYVMVGTGFQDIASLYDVRSRPTLSIGVGAPDITEETMAALKEWKSLHTYMYKDFYQLTPYSLDREKNLAMEFNDYENREGMILAYLRMGGADRIYPLGLDPGAVYTFYDRDYRDRTLRRMTGREAMTKGVLVARGYEESAVVLEYKAEEGPAEPFDEAALLQFFGAEERPQARVIPADEQELAKAPALKGMEARYVMPDGISSGGIYAVGKELYDLLPFEEGSEEPDWSPLDVQRLGLYLDPQYGSLPLIFWSGGGFPMSAYAGRRGDRYFIWLRDSFGLGDPDGAWKNDTRRFVIFTPGGEDIRSDEFTFCSNEFGKEPAREIQFACYDTDKKGTVYLLSDRLFGELAGDGEGPVEKGIRWRSVKEGVTLMKEGDVTLWVGEKDGAKYLYAQNSMSLAMSERVRLYYHDRGRGIYTYTIFYLYGRQHRAGGGILPENVKL; translated from the coding sequence ATGTCTTTTCTGCTCCACGATCTCCCGGTCACCATCATAGCGGCGCTCTGGCTGGCGGCTCTGGCCTGCGTCGTCTCGGCCCGCTCCTTTACTGAGACCTACGGCGACTTTGACGCCCGCAGAGCCTGGGAGGACAAGGTTTTTGCAGCTCCTGCGCCGCCCGTGTCCTTTTTGGTGGACGGCAAGCCCTCGGAAGAGCTCCGGTGGATATGCGGCAGGGAAAAGACCCGCACCCTGACGGACTATGCTGCCTCCGGCTCTCCGGCGACCCGTCTGGTGACGGAGATAGGCTACACTTCTCCTGAATGCGGCCTGCTGGTATCCGTCCGGCTCACCGGGTATCCGGGCTATCCCCTGACGGAATACGAGGCGGAGATCATCAATATATCCGGCCGGACCTCACCCCGCATCAGCGCCGTCAAGGCCTTTGCCGGCAATATCGCCTCCTTTGGGAAGGGGACCGTCCACTACAACCGCGGCAGCGCCGCCTTTCCGCCTCTGCCTCAGGAATATCAGCCCCTGAAGGCGGAGCTGGACTCCGACCATCCTTTTTGCATAGAGGTGGACAGGGGACTTCCCACCGCCGGCTATCTGCCCTTTGTGAACCTGAACGGCGGGAAAAAGGGCGTGATCGCGGCTCTGGACTGGCAGGGCAGCTGGATGATACTGCTGAGAGCCCGGAAGGGCATCGAGCTCCTGATGGGTCAGCGAATGACCGACCTGGCTCTGCTGCCCGGCGAGAGGCTGAAGGTGCCCGGGGCCGTGCTCCTCTTTTATAAGGGCGGAGACCGGCAGGCGGGGCAGAATCTGTGGCGCCGCTGGATCATCGAGCACAATTTCCTCAGGAACACGGGCAGAAGGGACTTCAGGGAAAACGTGTTTGTCTGCTCCGACCTCACGGGCTATGACAAGGATATGGAGTGCATCGACAATCCCCTGATGGACGAGATAGGCAGGCTCTACAACGCCACCTACGAGTTTGACTACGCCGGCGCCTACGGCTGGTTTGGTATGGGGAACATGACTCCCGGCGCCACCGGCAACTGGAGCATCGACGAAAAATACGCAGACGGCAAGCTGCGGGCCCTGGCGGACAGGCTGAGGGAAAAAAACATAGGCTTTTGCCTGTGGCTGGAGCCGGAAAGGTGCTACAAGGGCACCGAGGCCGCGGAAGCCCTGGGCGAGGACAACGTGATATACACCGTCGCCACCGGGGAGCTGGCGGACCCCGCTCTGGGGCTGGTGGACTACGGCAAACCCGCCGTACAGAAATATATCCTGCGCCTGCTGGACAGTCTGGTCAAGGAGCAGGCCATGACCGTATATCGTCAGGACTACAATATCTGGAACGAGCCCTTCTGGTCCGCCAGGGACAAGACAGAGGCTGAGCGTCTGGGTATCCCCCGGACCGGCATGACGGAAAACAGGGCTGCCGCAGGTTATATCGCTACCTGGACCGCTCTGGAAGAAAGGAATCCGGGGCTGGTGTTCGACTCCTGCGCCGGCGGAGGCAGGCGCAACGACCTGTCCACCCTGCGCTTTTCCTTTATGCACACCAAAAGCGACTACTGGGGGCCTGCCATCAGTCAGCAGTGTCAGGTCTTCGGCGCTCTCTCCTGGTACGTGATGGTGGGCACAGGCTTTCAGGACATTGCCAGCCTGTACGACGTGCGCAGCAGGCCTACCCTGTCCATAGGCGTAGGGGCTCCCGATATCACAGAGGAGACCATGGCGGCCCTGAAGGAATGGAAGAGCCTGCACACATACATGTACAAGGATTTTTATCAGCTGACCCCCTACAGTCTGGACAGGGAAAAGAACCTGGCCATGGAATTCAACGACTACGAAAACAGAGAGGGGATGATACTCGCCTATCTGCGAATGGGGGGAGCCGACCGCATATATCCCCTGGGGCTGGACCCGGGAGCTGTGTACACCTTTTATGACAGGGACTACAGGGACCGGACCCTGAGACGCATGACGGGCAGAGAGGCCATGACAAAGGGCGTGCTGGTGGCCCGGGGCTATGAAGAGTCGGCGGTGGTGCTGGAATACAAGGCGGAGGAGGGGCCTGCGGAGCCCTTTGACGAAGCCGCCCTGCTGCAGTTTTTCGGTGCCGAAGAGCGGCCTCAGGCCAGGGTCATACCGGCCGACGAACAAGAGCTGGCCAAGGCTCCGGCGCTGAAGGGCATGGAAGCAAGATACGTGATGCCCGACGGCATCTCCTCCGGCGGCATCTACGCCGTGGGCAAGGAGCTGTATGACCTGCTCCCCTTTGAGGAAGGCTCGGAGGAGCCGGATTGGAGTCCTCTGGACGTCCAGAGGCTGGGCCTGTATCTGGACCCACAGTACGGCTCATTGCCTCTGATATTCTGGAGCGGAGGAGGCTTTCCCATGTCCGCCTATGCAGGACGCAGGGGAGACAGATATTTCATCTGGCTCCGGGATTCCTTTGGTCTGGGCGACCCCGACGGGGCCTGGAAAAACGACACACGCAGGTTTGTCATATTCACTCCCGGCGGGGAGGATATCCGGTCCGACGAATTCACCTTTTGCTCCAACGAATTCGGCAAAGAGCCTGCAAGGGAGATACAGTTTGCCTGCTACGATACGGACAAAAAGGGCACCGTCTATCTGCTGTCGGACAGGCTCTTCGGGGAGCTGGCGGGGGACGGAGAAGGCCCTGTGGAAAAGGGTATCCGCTGGCGGAGCGTGAAAGAGGGCGTGACTCTGATGAAGGAGGGCGACGTCACCCTATGGGTGGGAGAAAAGGACGGAGCCAAATACCTCTACGCCCAAAACTCCATGTCTCTGGCCATGAGCGAAAGGGTGAGGCTGTATTATCACGACAGGGGCAGGGGTATATATACCTACACCATCTTTTATCTCTATGGCAGGCAGCACAGGGCAGGGGGAGGCATTCTCCCCGAGAACGTGAAGCTGTAG
- a CDS encoding cation:proton antiporter, whose translation MPHELSLLMPMVFLILALIGMSFVTQKFKQPMLVGYILVGLIINLLGIDDRIDTEQFKELSDFGLTLLLFIVGLKLDVGVLKSMGNAMKIGTLQVLITALAGYGMALLMGFKPIGSIYIGMGLAFSSTIVIIKVLSDKKEIDSLPGRIDLGILIIQDIIAVVFMIVMNSIFVKSDDSFGMRMLKLAGNGAVLAGMIFILSKWILPRTLKIIAKSKEFLMIISMGLAILFAGFCEVAGFGMEVGAFLAGITLAGFKEYRYTISSLLTGIRDFMLVFFFIIIGLDFDDKNILDTLTGAFSVVIFVTVIKPYIVMLIMNVMGYKKRTGFLSGINLAQISEFSLILTTFGIGLGHLHQDATSLMVLTLITTCLSSSYLMNYSSRLYEALNKSIDALTGRHEGAKKRATEDMDTDEETVSGYHAVIIGAGGFGSTLSDILSEYGKKLLEVDFDPMVVSERRNLGKNIIYGDAESPGFVSQLKLTNVKWVISTIHDVTAVRHMQIALANAGFKGVFATACDLDDMEEMKSLKNVDLVFDPNYDAAKEAVNLMYETEMKQKAEKIQKAVDGTSDHYIICGYGRMGRQIARDLGAEGVPFVIIESNPDHFEEIEDQRLLYVKGNASSDKALELAGISRAKGLIAVYPSDEENVFIVLTARNLNPSLDIVARSIEAENADKLKRAGANKVISPYLFGGRKMAAAILRPTVFDFNELTYHGNSFDILFEEFTIAENSALVGKTIRESNFRGEFHVTIVAVRHPDGEMVANPDMDTKFQAGDKLVVICNGDQLHKMKSSPDFVESLPSEEQA comes from the coding sequence ATGCCTCATGAACTGAGTTTGCTGATGCCTATGGTGTTCCTGATACTGGCCCTGATAGGCATGAGCTTTGTCACCCAGAAATTCAAGCAGCCCATGCTGGTAGGCTATATCCTGGTGGGCCTCATCATCAACCTGCTGGGTATAGACGACCGTATAGACACGGAGCAGTTCAAGGAGCTGTCCGACTTCGGACTGACTCTGCTGCTGTTTATCGTGGGGCTCAAGCTGGACGTGGGCGTGCTGAAGAGCATGGGCAACGCCATGAAGATAGGCACCCTGCAGGTGCTCATCACGGCTCTGGCAGGCTACGGCATGGCTCTGCTGATGGGCTTCAAGCCCATAGGCTCCATCTATATAGGCATGGGCCTGGCTTTTTCGTCCACCATAGTCATCATCAAGGTGCTGTCGGACAAAAAGGAGATCGACTCCCTGCCCGGCAGGATAGACCTGGGCATACTCATCATCCAGGACATCATCGCCGTGGTCTTTATGATAGTGATGAATTCCATATTCGTGAAGTCCGACGACTCCTTCGGGATGAGGATGCTGAAGCTGGCGGGCAACGGCGCCGTGCTGGCGGGCATGATATTCATCCTGTCAAAATGGATACTTCCCAGGACCCTGAAGATCATAGCCAAGTCCAAGGAGTTCCTGATGATCATCAGCATGGGCCTGGCCATACTCTTTGCAGGCTTTTGCGAGGTGGCGGGCTTCGGCATGGAGGTGGGCGCCTTTCTGGCGGGCATCACCCTGGCCGGCTTCAAGGAGTACCGCTACACCATCAGTTCTCTGCTCACGGGTATCAGGGACTTTATGCTGGTGTTTTTCTTCATCATCATAGGCCTGGATTTTGACGACAAGAACATACTGGACACTCTCACCGGCGCCTTCTCTGTGGTCATATTCGTCACGGTGATCAAGCCCTACATAGTGATGCTCATCATGAACGTCATGGGCTACAAAAAGCGCACCGGCTTTTTGTCCGGCATCAATCTGGCGCAGATCAGTGAGTTTTCACTGATACTTACCACCTTTGGCATAGGGCTGGGGCATCTGCATCAGGACGCCACCAGTCTCATGGTGCTGACCCTCATCACCACCTGTCTCAGCTCCTCGTATCTCATGAACTATTCCTCCAGACTCTACGAGGCCCTGAACAAATCCATCGACGCCCTGACGGGCCGGCATGAAGGCGCCAAAAAGCGCGCCACTGAGGATATGGACACCGACGAGGAGACCGTGTCCGGATATCACGCCGTGATCATAGGCGCCGGCGGCTTTGGCTCCACCCTGTCGGACATCCTCTCCGAATACGGAAAGAAGCTGCTGGAGGTGGACTTTGACCCTATGGTGGTGTCGGAGCGCCGCAATCTGGGCAAGAACATCATCTACGGAGATGCGGAAAGCCCCGGCTTCGTGTCCCAGCTGAAGCTCACCAACGTAAAGTGGGTCATATCCACCATCCATGACGTCACCGCCGTCCGGCATATGCAGATAGCCCTGGCCAACGCCGGCTTCAAGGGAGTATTTGCCACGGCCTGCGACCTGGATGACATGGAGGAGATGAAGTCGCTCAAGAACGTGGATCTGGTTTTTGATCCCAATTATGACGCAGCGAAGGAGGCTGTAAACCTTATGTACGAAACAGAAATGAAGCAAAAGGCCGAAAAGATACAGAAGGCAGTGGACGGGACCAGCGACCACTATATCATCTGCGGCTACGGCCGCATGGGACGGCAGATCGCCAGGGATCTGGGAGCGGAGGGAGTGCCCTTTGTGATAATAGAGAGCAACCCCGACCATTTTGAGGAGATAGAAGATCAGCGCCTGCTCTACGTCAAGGGCAACGCCTCCTCCGACAAGGCTCTGGAGCTGGCGGGCATCTCCCGGGCAAAGGGCCTCATAGCGGTGTATCCCAGCGACGAGGAAAACGTGTTCATAGTGCTCACCGCCCGGAATCTGAACCCCTCTCTGGACATAGTCGCCCGCAGCATAGAGGCGGAGAACGCCGACAAGCTGAAGAGGGCAGGGGCCAACAAGGTCATATCCCCCTATCTGTTCGGCGGGAGAAAGATGGCCGCCGCCATCCTGCGGCCCACAGTGTTTGATTTCAACGAGCTCACCTACCACGGCAACTCCTTTGACATCCTGTTCGAAGAGTTTACCATAGCCGAAAACAGCGCTCTGGTGGGCAAGACCATCCGGGAGTCCAACTTCCGGGGCGAGTTCCACGTCACCATAGTGGCGGTCAGACATCCGGACGGCGAGATGGTGGCCAATCCGGATATGGACACCAAGTTCCAGGCGGGGGACAAGCTGGTGGTCATCTGCAACGGAGACCAGCTGCACAAGATGAAGTCTTCGCCCGACTTTGTGGAATCTCTCCCTTCGGAGGAACAGGCCTGA
- a CDS encoding TrkA family potassium uptake protein gives MISLSDKNEQQRRTGNKSFLILGMGYFGAELARQLYELGADVVGVDSDPQIVARMADHVTQAIEMNPADEQALASLGVADFDVCVIARGSNLEDSVSIAITLKELKAKRIIGRTVRRKHAEILSKLGVDQTVFPEIEIADHMAEKLVKPKIDDKMTLSNGYAVEALMVSDRYRGLTVEAFVKKMPAGVSLLALQRGDEVIALPDGAAVLEETDRIIVCGKGLRLGELER, from the coding sequence ATGATATCGTTATCGGATAAGAATGAACAGCAGCGCAGGACCGGCAACAAGAGCTTTTTGATCCTGGGCATGGGCTATTTCGGAGCGGAGCTGGCCCGCCAGCTCTACGAGCTGGGCGCCGACGTGGTGGGCGTGGACTCGGACCCTCAGATAGTGGCCCGTATGGCCGACCACGTCACCCAGGCCATAGAGATGAACCCCGCCGACGAGCAGGCGCTGGCCTCTCTCGGAGTGGCGGATTTTGACGTGTGCGTCATAGCCAGAGGCTCCAATCTGGAGGACAGCGTGTCCATCGCCATCACCCTGAAGGAGCTGAAGGCCAAAAGGATCATAGGCAGGACCGTCCGGCGCAAGCACGCGGAGATCCTCTCCAAGCTGGGAGTGGACCAGACCGTGTTTCCCGAGATAGAGATAGCCGACCACATGGCCGAAAAGCTGGTGAAGCCCAAGATAGACGACAAGATGACCCTGTCCAACGGCTACGCCGTGGAGGCCCTGATGGTCTCCGACAGGTATCGGGGGCTCACGGTGGAGGCCTTTGTGAAGAAGATGCCCGCCGGCGTCAGCCTGCTGGCGCTGCAGCGGGGGGACGAGGTCATCGCCCTGCCCGACGGCGCTGCCGTGCTGGAGGAGACCGACCGCATCATAGTCTGCGGCAAGGGGCTCAGACTGGGCGAGCTGGAACGCTGA
- a CDS encoding Trk family potassium uptake protein — translation MRVIPDLTKLRLPVRKAVSRRARHIRNTAAVITFSFIAVIAVGTFLLSLPVSRLDGASDLINSAFTSTSAVCITGLTVHDTSLTYTFFGQLVILLLVQIGGLGYMTVAVAMAVLMGKRLGIASAVHIMQSNGETHLAGMADLAKNTVLYTLSIEGMGAILYFVRFAGMPELGLSFRSVWYAVFHSVMSFCNAGFDLMGVLYGKGSGLSHFCGDVYFCLVLSSLVFVGGLGYAVCADLARTAASEGPFRLFSAAARRKHSTHTVIAVNTTLILVALGTVLILACEHADAFAGMPLWRKFIMSVSESVTCRTAGFTTMNTSALPAICLHLLGPLMLIGGCPVSTGGGIKTTTVAVLYAALKSALGGKPDVEICSRRVPGKYLNRAIAVTALGILMVLGVTVLLSYTESSSVCSDLTRLQFEVISAVGTVGLSTGISAQLSPWGKLILMIAMFIGRIGSITFFNIVVFTDKKLMRRLPEDDIVIG, via the coding sequence GTGAGAGTGATACCGGATCTCACCAAGCTCAGGCTGCCCGTCAGAAAGGCTGTGTCCCGGCGGGCCAGACACATCAGAAACACGGCTGCGGTGATCACCTTCAGCTTCATAGCTGTGATCGCCGTGGGCACCTTTTTGCTGAGTCTTCCCGTGAGCAGGCTTGACGGGGCGTCGGATCTGATCAACTCCGCCTTTACCTCCACCAGCGCCGTGTGCATCACGGGCCTGACGGTGCACGACACCTCCCTGACCTACACCTTTTTCGGCCAGCTGGTGATACTGCTCCTGGTGCAGATAGGCGGTCTGGGATATATGACCGTGGCCGTGGCCATGGCCGTGCTCATGGGCAAACGGCTGGGCATAGCCTCTGCCGTGCATATCATGCAGTCCAACGGGGAGACCCATCTGGCAGGCATGGCCGACCTGGCCAAAAACACTGTGCTCTACACCCTGTCCATAGAGGGAATGGGGGCCATCCTGTATTTCGTGCGATTTGCCGGCATGCCGGAGCTGGGCCTTTCCTTCCGGTCTGTGTGGTACGCCGTGTTTCACTCGGTGATGAGCTTCTGCAACGCAGGCTTTGACCTGATGGGCGTCCTCTACGGCAAGGGCTCGGGCCTATCCCATTTTTGCGGAGACGTCTATTTTTGTCTGGTGCTTTCGTCTCTGGTGTTCGTGGGAGGGCTGGGCTACGCCGTGTGCGCCGACCTGGCCAGGACCGCTGCCTCGGAGGGCCCCTTCAGGCTGTTTTCCGCCGCTGCCAGACGCAAGCACAGCACCCACACCGTGATAGCGGTGAACACCACTCTCATACTCGTAGCCCTGGGGACCGTGCTCATACTGGCCTGCGAGCATGCCGACGCCTTTGCCGGCATGCCCCTGTGGCGCAAGTTCATCATGTCCGTCAGCGAGTCCGTGACCTGCAGGACGGCGGGCTTTACCACCATGAACACCTCGGCTCTGCCGGCCATCTGCCTGCACCTCCTGGGGCCTCTGATGCTCATAGGAGGCTGTCCCGTGAGTACCGGCGGCGGCATCAAGACCACCACAGTGGCTGTGCTCTACGCCGCCCTCAAAAGCGCTCTGGGGGGCAAGCCCGACGTGGAGATATGTTCCCGCAGGGTGCCCGGCAAATACCTGAACCGGGCCATAGCCGTGACGGCTCTGGGCATACTGATGGTGCTGGGAGTCACGGTGCTCCTGTCATACACCGAGTCCTCCTCCGTGTGCTCCGACCTGACCCGGCTGCAGTTCGAGGTCATCAGCGCCGTAGGCACAGTGGGACTCAGCACGGGTATATCGGCTCAGCTGTCCCCCTGGGGCAAGCTGATATTGATGATCGCTATGTTTATCGGAAGGATCGGTTCCATTACCTTTTTCAACATAGTAGTGTTTACCGACAAAAAATTAATGAGAAGGTTGCCTGAAGATGATATCGTTATCGGATAA
- a CDS encoding TrkA family potassium uptake protein yields the protein MRTSKFILIIGGGKIGSYLARELYSQGNEIVLIEREKSVIGSLERNTGYSIVHGDGCELGVLREAGIERADVVVATTGYDEDNYVVCTIAKQKFGVPRTVSRLRDPKNEELFKRAGIDQTVSSTRIIFNMLEKQIESSPMIPVTALQNGNIEVVQIDIEEDSPAKGVSIIDLGLPKGVLIISILRNDTSVIPQAATVFEEHDTVLILMPGTLKADVSRFFIRERL from the coding sequence ATGAGGACCAGCAAATTCATCCTGATCATTGGCGGCGGCAAGATAGGCTCCTATCTGGCCAGAGAGCTCTATTCCCAGGGCAACGAGATAGTCCTCATAGAGAGGGAAAAGTCCGTGATAGGCAGTCTGGAGCGCAATACGGGCTACAGCATAGTCCACGGAGACGGCTGCGAGCTGGGCGTCCTGCGGGAAGCGGGCATAGAGAGAGCCGACGTGGTGGTGGCCACCACGGGCTACGACGAGGACAACTACGTGGTGTGCACCATAGCCAAGCAGAAGTTCGGCGTCCCCAGGACCGTCAGCCGCCTGAGAGACCCCAAGAACGAGGAGCTCTTCAAGAGAGCCGGCATAGACCAGACCGTGTCCTCCACCCGTATCATCTTCAACATGCTGGAAAAGCAGATAGAGTCCAGCCCCATGATACCGGTGACCGCCCTGCAGAACGGCAACATAGAGGTGGTGCAGATAGACATAGAGGAAGACTCGCCGGCAAAGGGAGTCTCCATCATAGACCTGGGGCTGCCCAAGGGGGTGCTCATCATATCCATCCTCCGCAACGACACCTCCGTCATACCTCAGGCCGCCACCGTCTTTGAGGAGCACGACACTGTGCTGATACTCATGCCCGGGACCCTGAAGGCCGACGTGAGCAGATTCTTTATCAGGGAGAGACTGTGA
- a CDS encoding TrkA family potassium uptake protein — protein MNVVILGCGRMGANTALLMRRNGHNVTVIDKDAASARRLGSEDMGDNFIVGNGLEIEVLERAGLDKADAFVATTNYDNRNIMSSMLAKEHFNVPMVIARFYDSERAEIFSGLGIKTICVTSLGSGIAQDFILGRGLRSIDEYLSGARK, from the coding sequence ATGAACGTGGTTATACTGGGCTGCGGCAGGATGGGCGCCAATACGGCTCTCCTCATGCGCCGCAACGGACACAACGTGACGGTGATAGACAAGGACGCCGCCTCCGCCAGACGCCTCGGCAGCGAGGACATGGGGGACAACTTCATAGTAGGCAACGGTCTGGAGATAGAGGTGCTGGAAAGGGCGGGGCTGGACAAGGCAGACGCCTTTGTGGCCACCACCAACTATGACAACAGAAATATCATGAGCAGCATGCTGGCCAAAGAGCATTTCAACGTGCCCATGGTCATAGCCCGTTTTTATGACTCGGAGAGGGCGGAGATCTTTTCCGGGCTGGGCATCAAGACCATCTGCGTCACCAGTCTGGGCTCCGGCATAGCTCAGGACTTCATCCTGGGCAGAGGCCTTCGCAGCATTGACGAATATCTGTCGGGAGCCCGGAAATGA